A window of Citrus sinensis cultivar Valencia sweet orange chromosome 7, DVS_A1.0, whole genome shotgun sequence contains these coding sequences:
- the LOC112495528 gene encoding G-type lectin S-receptor-like serine/threonine-protein kinase RKS1, with amino-acid sequence MADGTLATHNGTEKLIEGYPVCRNASSDFKTITALRADISNDGFTFKESDNMTINDCQLACQKNCSCIAFASANENNKTGCQIWSEGTNFTDAVFTNPVFTYRLIDIRETTAAGDSGKKGSFEKGKKRWSSKTLKAVKATPLVAILILCMCYLTWRKGIQGKR; translated from the exons ATGGCGGACGGAACACTGGCCACCCACAATGGGACGGAGAAATTAATTGAGGGTTATCCAGTTTGCAGAAACGCTTCTTCTGATTTCAAGACCATAACAGCCCTAAGGGCTGATATATCTAACGATGGATTCACTTTTAAAGAAAGTGACAACATGACCATTAACGACTGTCAGCTTGCGTGCCAGAAAAATTGTTCTTGTATTGCATTTGCCTCCGcgaatgaaaataataaaaccgGCTGTCAGATTTGGAGCGAAGGGACGAATTTTACTGATGCGGTGTTTACAAATCCTGTATTCACTTACCGGTTGATAGACATCCGAGAAACCACAGCCGCCGGTGACTCAG GAAAGAAAGGGTCCTTCGAAAAGGGGAAGAAACGGTGGAGTAGTAAGACGTTGAAGGCAGTAAAAGCAACTCCACTAGTAGCAATCCTAATTCTCTGTATGTGCTATTTAACATGGAGAAAAGGTATACAAGGCAAAAGgtga